A window of Mucilaginibacter paludis DSM 18603 contains these coding sequences:
- a CDS encoding ABC transporter ATP-binding protein: MKILLSYLKNHRWIVALALLLAAINIGFSLLDPMITKNIMDNYIVPVDGKPHSFDYRLHGSLILVGLAVGAAMVSRIAKNFQDYFTNIIVLKTGAQMYSDGLKHSLELPYQVFEDQRSGETLGILQKVRLDCEKFITSFISVLFVSLVGMVFVIVYSLSVSYKVTLVYFAAIPVIAFVSSALSKRIKVIQKNIVGETTALAGSTTESLRNIELVKSLGLAKQEIDRLNKTTYKILDLELKKVKFVRSMSFIQGTVVNLVRSIMVVILLILIFKDTLTPGSYFQFLFYSFFLFNPLQELGNVIQAWREAQVSLANFERILSTPVDVKPANPVMLEKIKDLTFADVSFKHLSGKQNALNGINFKASNGETIAFVGPSGSGKTTLVKLLVGLYQPLEGDVLYNNVSSKSIDLDQLREKIGFVTQDTQLFSGTIRENLLFVRPDATDEQCLDVLRKAACHTLMARASNGLDTVIGEGGVKVSGGEKQRLSIARALLRKPDIMVFDEATSSLDSITEEEITETIRDVSNLGGQITILIAHRLSTIMHADRIYVLERGNIIESGKHLDLIEQKGLYYAMWRQQIGEKHAVI; this comes from the coding sequence ATGAAAATACTTTTATCTTACTTAAAAAACCATCGCTGGATAGTTGCTCTGGCGCTATTGCTTGCGGCAATTAATATTGGTTTCTCATTACTCGATCCCATGATAACCAAAAACATCATGGACAATTATATCGTCCCGGTAGATGGTAAACCTCATTCGTTTGATTACCGCCTGCACGGCTCGCTCATCTTGGTTGGCCTGGCTGTAGGCGCTGCAATGGTTTCCCGTATAGCTAAAAACTTTCAGGATTACTTTACCAATATCATCGTACTAAAAACGGGCGCACAAATGTACAGTGATGGCCTGAAACATTCGCTCGAGCTACCTTACCAGGTATTTGAAGATCAGCGCAGCGGCGAAACCTTGGGTATACTGCAAAAGGTACGCTTGGACTGCGAAAAATTCATCACATCATTTATCAGTGTACTGTTTGTGAGCCTTGTGGGGATGGTATTTGTTATCGTTTACTCACTAAGCGTAAGTTATAAGGTAACGCTGGTTTATTTTGCGGCTATACCTGTTATAGCGTTTGTAAGCTCAGCCCTGAGCAAGCGCATCAAGGTGATCCAAAAAAACATTGTTGGCGAAACTACCGCTTTGGCAGGATCAACTACCGAATCGTTAAGAAATATCGAACTTGTAAAAAGTCTGGGGTTGGCCAAGCAAGAAATTGATCGCCTGAATAAAACCACTTATAAGATACTCGACCTGGAACTAAAGAAGGTAAAATTTGTGCGAAGCATGAGCTTTATACAGGGTACCGTAGTTAATTTGGTGCGCAGCATTATGGTGGTTATTTTATTAATCCTGATATTTAAGGATACCTTAACGCCGGGTAGCTATTTTCAATTCTTGTTCTACTCCTTTTTTCTGTTCAATCCTTTGCAAGAATTGGGTAATGTAATACAGGCATGGCGCGAGGCACAAGTGTCCTTAGCTAATTTTGAGCGGATACTATCCACTCCGGTTGATGTTAAGCCAGCCAACCCGGTAATGTTAGAGAAAATTAAGGACTTAACCTTTGCAGATGTAAGTTTCAAGCACCTTTCAGGTAAGCAAAATGCCCTCAATGGCATCAACTTTAAAGCATCCAATGGCGAAACCATCGCCTTTGTAGGTCCGTCAGGTTCGGGTAAAACCACGTTGGTTAAATTGTTAGTGGGCCTTTATCAGCCGCTTGAGGGCGATGTACTATACAACAATGTATCAAGCAAAAGCATTGACCTGGATCAACTACGCGAAAAAATTGGTTTTGTTACCCAGGATACGCAATTATTCTCGGGTACGATTCGCGAAAACCTGTTATTTGTTCGGCCCGACGCTACCGACGAGCAGTGCTTGGATGTGTTGCGTAAAGCGGCATGTCACACGCTCATGGCCCGCGCCAGCAATGGCCTGGATACAGTTATTGGCGAGGGCGGTGTAAAGGTATCGGGGGGAGAAAAACAACGCCTTTCTATAGCGCGGGCCTTATTACGTAAGCCAGATATCATGGTGTTTGACGAAGCGACATCTTCGCTTGACTCCATTACCGAGGAAGAAATTACAGAAACCATCCGCGATGTATCAAACTTAGGCGGACAAATCACTATTTTAATAGCTCACCGCTTGTCAACTATTATGCATGCCGACAGGATTTATGTACTTGAGCGGGGCAATATCATTGAATCTGGAAAACATTTGGACCTGATAGAGCAAAAGGGTTTATATTATGCCATGTGGCGCCAGCAAATTGGCGAAAAACATGCAGTAATTTAA
- the frr gene encoding ribosome recycling factor, translating into MSELIKKQLTDAKALMEKAIEHTDSEFLKIRAGKASPAMLDGVMVEYYGTPTIITQVASVNSPDARTLVVQPWEKTLLGPIERAIMEANLGFNPQNDGIVIRINVPPLTEERRRDLVKRVKAEAENGKIALRNIRKDANEKIKKLKTESVSEDEIKVGEADVQKLVDAYIIKIDQLTDVKEKDIMTV; encoded by the coding sequence ATGAGCGAACTCATTAAAAAACAATTAACCGATGCTAAGGCGCTGATGGAAAAAGCCATTGAGCATACTGATAGCGAATTTTTAAAGATCCGGGCCGGCAAAGCATCGCCCGCCATGCTCGACGGTGTAATGGTTGAATATTATGGTACGCCAACTATTATAACACAGGTTGCCAGCGTAAATAGCCCCGATGCACGTACACTTGTTGTACAGCCTTGGGAAAAAACGCTGCTGGGCCCAATTGAAAGAGCCATTATGGAGGCTAACCTTGGTTTTAACCCTCAAAACGATGGTATAGTAATCCGCATCAACGTACCTCCATTAACCGAGGAACGCCGTCGCGATCTGGTTAAACGGGTAAAAGCCGAAGCCGAAAACGGTAAGATCGCCCTACGCAATATTCGTAAAGACGCCAACGAAAAAATCAAAAAGTTAAAAACCGAAAGCGTATCAGAAGACGAGATTAAAGTTGGCGAAGCCGATGTACAAAAGTTAGTTGATGCCTACATTATCAAAATTGATCAATTAACGGACGTAAAAGAAAAAGATATCATGACTGTGTAA
- the pyrH gene encoding UMP kinase yields MKYKRILLKLSGESLMGDKQYGIDNTRVVQYAREIKAVFDAGVEIAIVVGGGNIFRGLSAEKSGMERAQADYMGMLATVINCMALQNALETIGTPTRLQSAIKMEQICEPFIRRRAMRHLEIGRIVIFGAGTGNPYFTTDTAASLRAIEIKADVVLKGTRVDGIYTADPEKDPTAQKYEEISFQEVYAKGLNVMDMTAITLCQENKLPIIVFDMNKPGNFMKIANGEAIGTLVR; encoded by the coding sequence ATGAAATATAAAAGAATCCTTTTAAAACTCAGCGGAGAATCGCTAATGGGCGACAAACAGTACGGTATTGACAATACCCGCGTTGTACAATATGCACGGGAGATTAAAGCTGTGTTTGATGCCGGTGTTGAAATTGCCATAGTAGTAGGTGGTGGAAACATTTTCAGGGGCCTTAGTGCCGAGAAATCGGGTATGGAACGCGCCCAGGCCGACTATATGGGAATGCTTGCAACCGTTATTAACTGCATGGCATTACAAAATGCGTTAGAAACCATAGGCACCCCTACCCGCCTGCAGTCGGCCATTAAGATGGAACAAATCTGCGAGCCCTTTATCCGTCGCCGCGCTATGCGTCATCTTGAAATTGGCCGCATTGTGATTTTTGGCGCAGGTACCGGCAATCCTTATTTTACCACAGATACTGCGGCATCATTAAGGGCCATTGAAATTAAAGCTGACGTAGTATTAAAAGGCACCCGCGTAGATGGTATTTATACCGCCGATCCAGAGAAAGATCCTACCGCTCAAAAATATGAGGAAATATCTTTCCAGGAGGTTTATGCCAAAGGCCTAAACGTAATGGACATGACTGCCATTACACTTTGCCAGGAAAACAAATTACCCATTATTGTTTTTGACATGAATAAACCAGGTAATTTTATGAAAATTGCCAATGGCGAAGCTATTGGTACCTTAGTTAGGTAA
- the nagA gene encoding N-acetylglucosamine-6-phosphate deacetylase, giving the protein MITALHNLQLISDGLMSQRKAVLIENEKIKAVVDQKEIPEEAQQIDLNGANVAPGLIDLQIYGNGSPLFFGGDPSAAALAQMEKALLRQGCTGFLATIATNTNQVVEQGIQAALTYSNRVGNLMGLHLEGPYLNPKRKGAHPAALIKKATLNEVKHWVEMANGEIKMITIAPELQDEAILTYLNEQAIVLSSGHSDATYQQAKAFINHPVKAITHLYNAMPPMHHRQPGIIPAIFEDKPYTSIVADGIHVNFTMIALAKRQLGDKLFLITDAVTESRTGVYQHQLHGDHFTMPDGTLSGSNLSLLQAVKNCVEHAEIPLAEAINMASLYPARLIGKADEQGKIAANYLANMIVFNADFEVQATILKGHYFTKTI; this is encoded by the coding sequence ATGATAACTGCGTTGCACAACTTACAGCTAATTTCGGATGGGCTAATGTCCCAAAGAAAAGCTGTTTTAATTGAAAACGAAAAAATCAAAGCAGTTGTTGATCAAAAGGAAATCCCGGAAGAAGCGCAACAGATTGATTTAAACGGAGCAAATGTTGCCCCCGGTTTAATTGACCTTCAAATTTACGGAAACGGCTCCCCTTTATTTTTTGGTGGCGATCCTTCTGCCGCCGCGCTGGCGCAAATGGAAAAAGCTTTATTACGCCAGGGTTGTACCGGCTTTTTGGCCACCATAGCTACCAATACCAATCAAGTTGTTGAACAAGGAATACAGGCGGCCTTAACTTATAGCAACAGGGTTGGCAATTTGATGGGCCTACACCTGGAGGGGCCATACTTAAACCCGAAACGCAAAGGCGCGCATCCCGCGGCCCTGATAAAAAAGGCTACGCTTAACGAGGTTAAACATTGGGTTGAAATGGCTAATGGCGAAATCAAAATGATTACTATTGCCCCCGAATTGCAGGATGAGGCAATTTTAACCTATTTGAATGAGCAAGCTATCGTGTTATCATCCGGCCATAGCGATGCTACTTACCAGCAGGCAAAAGCATTCATCAATCATCCTGTAAAGGCAATTACCCATCTGTATAATGCCATGCCGCCAATGCATCACCGGCAACCCGGTATTATACCCGCTATTTTTGAAGACAAACCCTACACCAGTATAGTTGCCGATGGCATTCACGTAAACTTCACGATGATTGCCCTGGCCAAGCGCCAACTGGGCGATAAACTCTTCCTGATAACCGATGCCGTAACCGAAAGCCGGACAGGCGTGTATCAGCACCAGCTTCATGGCGATCATTTTACCATGCCTGATGGAACACTCTCCGGCTCAAACCTTAGCCTGTTACAGGCCGTAAAAAACTGTGTTGAACATGCTGAAATTCCATTAGCCGAGGCTATTAATATGGCATCGTTGTATCCTGCCCGGTTAATTGGCAAGGCTGATGAGCAAGGTAAAATAGCCGCCAACTATTTAGCGAATATGATTGTATTTAATGCCGACTTTGAAGTGCAGGCTACAATTTTGAAGGGCCATTACTTTACAAAAACAATATAA
- the tsf gene encoding translation elongation factor Ts has protein sequence MSTVQISAADVNKLRQQTGAGMMDCKKALTETNGDFEAAIDYLRKKGAKVAASRQDRESNEGVVIARSSEDGKRGVIIELNCETDFVAKNAEFIAFGNAIANEAIQANVTTIDELYNLELDTENGRAKIGELVIDKTGKIGEKIGVSKFETITGEKVIAYIHGNFRLGVLVALSADAEGADEAGKDVSMQIAAMNPVAIDKDGVDATVVQREMEIAAEQIRAEGKPEAMVEKIAAGKLNKFYKDSTLLNQEFVKDSSKSVAQFLNGVKKDLTVTAFKRVALGS, from the coding sequence ATGTCTACAGTACAAATTTCTGCAGCCGACGTAAACAAACTGCGCCAACAAACAGGGGCAGGTATGATGGATTGTAAAAAAGCCTTAACCGAAACTAACGGTGACTTTGAAGCGGCTATCGATTACCTCAGAAAAAAAGGCGCTAAAGTAGCGGCCAGCCGTCAGGACAGGGAATCAAATGAGGGTGTAGTAATTGCACGTTCATCTGAAGATGGTAAACGCGGTGTGATTATCGAATTGAACTGCGAAACAGATTTCGTGGCTAAAAATGCTGAATTTATTGCTTTTGGCAACGCCATTGCAAATGAAGCTATCCAGGCTAATGTAACTACTATCGACGAGTTATATAACCTTGAATTAGATACCGAAAACGGTCGCGCTAAAATTGGCGAACTGGTTATTGATAAAACCGGCAAAATCGGCGAAAAAATTGGTGTTTCTAAATTTGAAACCATCACCGGCGAAAAAGTTATAGCTTACATTCACGGTAACTTCCGTTTAGGTGTATTGGTAGCTTTAAGCGCTGATGCTGAAGGTGCAGATGAAGCCGGTAAGGATGTATCCATGCAGATTGCCGCCATGAACCCTGTTGCCATTGATAAAGATGGTGTTGATGCTACTGTAGTTCAACGCGAAATGGAAATTGCCGCAGAGCAAATCCGTGCCGAAGGCAAACCAGAAGCCATGGTTGAAAAAATTGCTGCAGGTAAATTAAATAAGTTTTACAAAGACTCTACTTTGTTAAACCAGGAATTTGTTAAAGATTCTTCTAAATCAGTTGCCCAGTTTTTAAACGGGGTGAAAAAAGACTTAACGGTAACCGCCTTTAAGCGAGTTGCTTTAGGATCGTAA
- the rpsB gene encoding 30S ribosomal protein S2 — translation MARTTYQDLLDAGVHFGHLTRKWDPKMSQYIFMERNGIHIIDLNKTLTKVEEAAAAIKQIVKSGRKVLFVATKKQAKDIVADYAKGVNMPYVTERWLGGMLTNFATVRKSIKKMSNIDKLTKDGTYSNLSKKERLMIQRERIKLESLLGGIADLNRLPAALFLIDVKKEHIAVAEAMKLNIPTFAMVDTNSDPSNIDFPIPANDDATKSISLIASIIIKAIEEGLDERKREKEDEAEKEAAASKAKADSPEVAAGAKDDAGKRNRKVSAEAEKTEE, via the coding sequence ATGGCAAGAACAACATATCAGGATTTACTGGATGCAGGTGTACACTTTGGTCACCTTACCCGCAAATGGGATCCAAAAATGTCACAGTACATTTTTATGGAGCGCAACGGTATCCACATTATCGATTTAAATAAAACCTTAACCAAAGTAGAAGAAGCTGCTGCGGCTATTAAACAAATTGTAAAATCAGGCCGTAAGGTATTATTTGTTGCTACCAAAAAGCAAGCAAAAGATATCGTTGCCGATTATGCAAAAGGTGTAAACATGCCTTACGTAACCGAGCGTTGGTTAGGTGGTATGTTAACTAACTTCGCTACTGTACGCAAGTCGATAAAAAAGATGTCTAACATCGATAAATTGACTAAAGACGGTACTTACAGCAACCTTTCTAAAAAAGAAAGATTGATGATACAACGTGAGCGTATCAAGTTAGAATCATTATTAGGTGGTATTGCTGATTTAAACCGTTTACCGGCAGCTTTATTCCTGATTGATGTGAAGAAAGAACACATCGCCGTTGCCGAAGCAATGAAATTAAACATTCCTACCTTCGCGATGGTTGATACCAACTCTGATCCTTCAAACATTGACTTCCCTATCCCGGCGAATGACGATGCTACCAAATCAATTTCATTGATCGCCAGCATTATTATCAAAGCGATTGAAGAAGGTTTGGACGAGCGCAAACGCGAGAAAGAAGACGAAGCTGAAAAAGAAGCTGCCGCATCAAAAGCAAAAGCTGACAGCCCGGAAGTTGCTGCCGGAGCTAAAGATGATGCTGGTAAAAGAAACAGAAAAGTATCGGCAGAAGCTGAGAAAACTGAAGAATAA
- the rpsI gene encoding 30S ribosomal protein S9 — protein MSTTNTSGRRKTAVARIYLTEGSGTLTVNGKDYKEYFPTLPLQYIATQSVEVSGSTGKYDVKANVAGGGVKGQAEAVRLAIAKAIVELDAEKKPALRAKGIMTRDDRMVERKKPGRKKARKRFQFSKR, from the coding sequence ATGTCAACTACAAACACTTCAGGTAGAAGAAAAACCGCAGTTGCCCGCATCTATTTAACCGAGGGTAGCGGCACACTTACCGTTAACGGTAAAGATTACAAAGAGTATTTCCCAACATTGCCATTACAATACATCGCTACACAATCTGTAGAGGTTTCTGGTTCAACCGGAAAATATGATGTTAAAGCTAATGTAGCAGGCGGTGGTGTTAAAGGACAGGCAGAAGCCGTTCGTTTAGCCATTGCTAAAGCTATTGTTGAACTTGATGCTGAAAAGAAACCTGCATTAAGGGCTAAAGGTATTATGACCCGCGATGACCGTATGGTTGAGCGTAAGAAACCAGGTCGTAAAAAAGCCCGTAAGAGATTCCAATTCAGTAAACGTTAA
- the rplM gene encoding 50S ribosomal protein L13: MNTLSYKTVSANKKTVNKEWVVVDAQGEILGRLSSKIAMIIRGKHKPGFTPNVDCGDNVIVINADKVKLTGNKFEEKEYVSYTGYPGGQRFISPKELMAKHPERVIEKAVRGMLPKNRLGRAIYGNLHVYASATHPHEAQSPKTIKL; the protein is encoded by the coding sequence GTGAATACGTTAAGTTACAAAACTGTCTCTGCCAACAAAAAGACCGTTAACAAAGAATGGGTTGTTGTTGACGCTCAAGGCGAGATTTTGGGGCGCTTGTCTTCTAAGATCGCTATGATCATCAGGGGAAAACACAAGCCAGGGTTCACCCCGAACGTAGACTGCGGTGATAACGTGATCGTTATTAACGCAGACAAGGTAAAACTGACCGGAAACAAATTCGAAGAAAAAGAATATGTTTCTTACACTGGTTATCCAGGTGGTCAGCGTTTCATTTCTCCTAAGGAGTTAATGGCAAAACATCCAGAACGTGTAATTGAAAAAGCAGTTCGTGGTATGTTACCTAAAAATCGTTTGGGCAGAGCTATCTATGGAAACCTGCATGTATATGCAAGCGCCACTCATCCGCATGAGGCTCAATCACCAAAAACCATTAAACTTTAA
- a CDS encoding TlpA family protein disulfide reductase, translated as MKNLFCLILLLLSITNIDAQKTDTIKTIPAYRLLNQDSVYVTQANLKKGKPVMIIYFSPDCTHCQRLTYEFKDEFKKEVKNHTKELSHVQIVMATWTQLKAIQIFYRDFGLNQYPNITIGTEGSTYTLQRFYQVRTTPYIAIYSKTGQLVKAFDKEPKLNDILTVLKKV; from the coding sequence ATGAAAAATTTATTTTGCCTTATATTACTCCTGCTCAGTATCACGAACATTGATGCCCAAAAAACGGATACTATTAAAACGATCCCTGCTTACAGATTGTTAAACCAGGATAGCGTTTATGTTACCCAGGCCAACCTCAAAAAGGGCAAACCGGTAATGATCATTTACTTCTCGCCGGATTGCACACATTGCCAGCGCTTAACCTATGAGTTCAAAGACGAATTTAAAAAAGAAGTCAAAAACCATACAAAAGAATTAAGCCATGTACAGATTGTGATGGCCACCTGGACACAGTTAAAGGCTATCCAGATTTTTTACAGAGATTTTGGCTTAAACCAATATCCTAATATCACCATAGGTACAGAGGGTAGCACTTACACTTTGCAACGCTTCTACCAGGTAAGAACCACCCCTTATATTGCCATATACTCCAAAACAGGGCAATTGGTAAAGGCCTTTGATAAGGAGCCGAAACTGAACGACATTTTAACTGTGTTAAAGAAAGTATAA
- a CDS encoding Gfo/Idh/MocA family oxidoreductase — MASPIVTGIMSYGMSGRIFHAPFLHAHPGFTLKAITERSKKTAQERYPAVLSYDSVEQLLADDEIELIVVNTPNNTHYDLATLALKAGKHVLIEKPVADSAIETKALFDLGRAQNRQVLVYQNRRWDSDFLSVKQVIDSGKLGKLTEVTFRFDRYKLALSPKAFKETPNAGANGLVYDLGPHLLDQLISLFGKPLEFNKIKAANRPGSQVDDYFFYQLSYPGNLNVMAASSLLTAQPMPAFVLHGTQGTYIKDRVDVQENQLDQNIAPTDEHYGLEEPGLEGKLTTINADGSKHIESIPSLKGDYTGLFEAVYQTIRNHITYPITEENILCQMELLEA; from the coding sequence ATGGCATCACCTATAGTAACCGGAATAATGAGCTACGGCATGTCGGGCAGAATATTTCATGCGCCATTTTTACATGCACACCCTGGTTTTACACTAAAGGCAATAACCGAACGCAGCAAAAAAACAGCGCAGGAACGTTACCCCGCTGTATTGAGCTATGATTCTGTTGAGCAACTTTTGGCTGATGACGAGATAGAGCTCATCGTAGTTAATACACCGAACAATACACATTACGATTTAGCTACTTTAGCTTTGAAGGCTGGCAAGCACGTGCTGATTGAAAAACCGGTTGCTGATTCTGCTATAGAAACCAAAGCGCTGTTTGACCTGGGCCGTGCTCAAAACCGCCAGGTGCTTGTTTATCAAAACCGACGCTGGGACAGTGATTTTTTATCGGTTAAGCAAGTAATTGATAGCGGAAAATTAGGCAAACTGACAGAGGTAACTTTTCGTTTTGACCGGTATAAGCTCGCTTTAAGCCCAAAGGCATTTAAAGAGACGCCAAATGCCGGGGCAAATGGTTTGGTGTACGACCTGGGCCCTCATCTGCTCGACCAGCTTATTAGTTTGTTTGGCAAGCCTTTGGAGTTTAACAAGATCAAAGCAGCGAACCGGCCTGGATCACAGGTTGACGATTACTTTTTTTACCAGTTATCCTATCCCGGCAATTTAAATGTAATGGCCGCATCAAGCCTGTTAACTGCCCAACCTATGCCAGCTTTTGTTTTACATGGCACCCAAGGTACATACATTAAAGACCGGGTTGACGTGCAGGAAAATCAATTAGACCAAAACATAGCGCCCACAGATGAACATTATGGCTTGGAAGAACCCGGACTTGAGGGCAAACTAACAACTATTAACGCGGATGGAAGCAAGCATATTGAAAGCATTCCATCGTTAAAAGGCGACTATACGGGCTTATTTGAAGCCGTATACCAAACCATCAGAAACCACATCACATACCCCATAACGGAAGAAAATATTTTATGCCAAATGGAATTATTAGAAGCCTAA
- a CDS encoding DUF4142 domain-containing protein: protein MKNSGMTIFAAAIAVFCLQACHSNKDSKATADSTNKANDVTSKPANDIATATGMTTDSQDAKFAVEAANGGMAEVMLSRLAQDKGSGKVKDFGAMMVMDHRKANNELMTLAKGKNITLPSVVGADEQKYFNDLSKKSGEDFDKAYIQLMIDDHKNDIKVFDDASKNLKDPDLKAFADKTLPTLKMHLSSIVKIDSALKK, encoded by the coding sequence ATGAAAAATTCAGGAATGACGATTTTTGCTGCTGCCATAGCAGTATTTTGTTTGCAGGCTTGCCACAGTAATAAAGACAGTAAAGCTACGGCCGATAGCACCAACAAAGCTAACGATGTTACCAGCAAACCGGCAAATGACATCGCAACGGCCACCGGCATGACCACCGACAGCCAGGACGCAAAATTCGCCGTTGAAGCAGCTAATGGTGGTATGGCCGAAGTGATGCTGAGCAGACTGGCACAGGATAAAGGAAGTGGGAAAGTTAAAGATTTTGGCGCCATGATGGTGATGGATCACAGAAAAGCCAATAATGAATTGATGACCCTGGCAAAAGGCAAAAACATCACACTGCCATCGGTTGTAGGTGCCGACGAGCAAAAGTACTTTAACGACCTGAGTAAAAAAAGCGGTGAAGATTTTGACAAAGCCTATATTCAATTAATGATAGATGACCATAAAAATGACATCAAGGTATTTGACGATGCCAGCAAAAATTTGAAAGATCCTGATTTGAAAGCCTTCGCGGATAAAACCTTGCCTACTTTAAAAATGCATTTGTCGTCCATCGTTAAAATTGATAGTGCCCTTAAAAAGTAA
- the gcvH gene encoding glycine cleavage system protein GcvH — MNFPAELKYTKDHEWIRVEGNEAFIGITEFAQKELGDIVYVDITSVGKTVHSEDVFGTVEAVKTVSDLFMPITGDVLEINPKLDSAPELVNSDPYGDGWMVKISITDIADIDSLLTADAYKTLIGV; from the coding sequence ATGAATTTTCCAGCAGAACTAAAATATACCAAGGATCATGAGTGGATCAGGGTTGAAGGAAACGAAGCTTTTATAGGCATTACCGAGTTTGCCCAAAAAGAGCTTGGCGATATTGTTTACGTTGATATTACTTCGGTTGGCAAAACTGTTCATAGCGAAGATGTTTTTGGTACAGTTGAAGCCGTTAAAACCGTTTCTGATTTGTTTATGCCGATTACAGGTGATGTGTTGGAGATCAATCCGAAGCTGGACAGCGCGCCCGAACTGGTCAATTCAGACCCTTATGGCGATGGCTGGATGGTAAAGATAAGCATTACCGACATTGCTGACATCGACAGCCTTTTAACTGCTGATGCTTATAAAACCTTAATTGGCGTTTAA
- a CDS encoding FeoA family protein, which yields MRLSQLKVGEKGTVKEFTDLEMSVKLMEMGCLPGEEIKVQRIAPLGDPIAINVAGYQLSLRKREAATIIMQ from the coding sequence ATGAGACTTTCACAACTTAAAGTGGGCGAAAAAGGCACTGTAAAAGAATTTACAGACCTCGAAATGTCGGTTAAATTAATGGAAATGGGCTGCTTGCCTGGTGAAGAAATCAAAGTTCAGCGTATAGCGCCCCTTGGCGATCCTATCGCCATTAATGTGGCCGGTTACCAGTTGAGCTTACGTAAACGCGAGGCCGCAACTATCATTATGCAATAG